One Spinacia oleracea cultivar Varoflay chromosome 4, BTI_SOV_V1, whole genome shotgun sequence DNA segment encodes these proteins:
- the LOC110778963 gene encoding phytoene synthase 2, chloroplastic, which produces MPLTLLWVVSPSTEVCSGFGVTESLVSRSTSNGRSKRMSKKQESWNAWTFNVAKHQKRTGFPVLSSMVANPTGEMAVLSSEQRVYDVVLKQAALVNRELRSRDDLDLDVKPDIAVPGTLSLLTEAYDRCSEVCAEYAKTFYLGTQLMTPAKRKAIWAIYVWCRRTDELVDGPNASHITPTALDRWEARLEDLFRGRPFDMLDAALSDTVTKFPIDIQPFKDMIEGMRTDLRKSRYKNFDELYLYCYYVAGTVGLMSVPVMGIAPESKASTESVYNAALALGIANQLTNILRDVGEDARRGRVYLPQDELAQAGLSDEDIFAGRVTEKWRTFMKKQIKRARMFFDQAENGVSELSAASRWPVWASLLLYRQILDEIEANDYNNFTKRAYVSKGKKLLALPIAYARSIVPPRSTTNLVKV; this is translated from the exons ATGCCTCTTACTTTGTTATGGGTAGTGTCCCCAAGCACAGAGGTGTGTAGTGGTTTTGGGGTCACTGAATCATTGGTTAGCCGTTCGACTTCGAATGGGAGGTCTAAGAGGATGTCTAAGAAACAAGAGAGTTGGAATGCTTGGACATTTAATGTTGCAAAACATCAAAAGAGGACTGGATTCCCCGTGCTTTCGAGTATGGTTGCTAATCCGACAGGAGAGATGGCGGTTTTGTCATCTGAGCAAAGGGTGTATGATGTGGTATTGAAGCAGGCGGCTTTGGTAAATAGGGAGTTGAGGTCGCGTGATGATCTTGATCTTGATGTGAAGCCAGATATTGCTGTTCCTGGGACTCTTAGCTTGCTTACTGAGGCTTATGATCGGTGTAGTGAAGTTTGTGCTGAGTATGCCAAGACGTTTTACCTGG GAACTCAGCTTATGACCCCTGCAAAGAGAAAAGCCATTTGGGCAATATATG TGTGGTGTAGGAGGACTGATGAGCTTGTTGATGGGCCAAATGCTTCACATATAACACCTACTGCTTTGGATAGGTGGGAGGCAAGGTTGGAAGACCTTTTCAGAGGCCGCCCCTTTGATATGCTCGATGCTGCCTTATCTGACACTGTTACTAAGTTTCCTATTGATATTCAG CCATTCAAAGATATGATTGAAGGAATGCGAACGGATCTCAGAAAGTCTAGATACAAGAACTTCGACGAGTTATACCTATATTGTTACTATGTTGCTGGAACTGTTGGATTAATGAGTGTTCCTGTTATGGGTATAGCACCCGAATCAAAGGCGTCAACAGAAAGTGTCTACAATGCTGCATTAGCTTTGGGGATTGCGAATCAGCTCACTAATATACTTAGAGATGTTGGAGAAGA TGCACGGAGAGGCCGAGTTTATTTGCCACAAGACGAATTGGCACAGGCAGGTCTTTCAGATGAAGATATATTTGCAGGAAGAGTTACAGAAAAATGGAGGACTTTCATGAAGAAACAGATCAAGAGAGCCAGGATGTTCTTTGATCAAGCAGAGAACGGAGTTTCAGAACTTAGTGCAGCTAGCAGATGGCCG GTGTGGGCATCATTGCTTCTGTATCGTCAGATACTGGACGAAATCGAAGCTAATGATTACAACAACTTCACAAAGAGAGCGTATGTTAGCAAAGGCAAGAAGCTGCTAGCCTTACCAATTGCTTATGCAAGGTCCATTGTTCCACCTCGATCAACTACGAACCTTGTAAAGGTGTAG